The following coding sequences are from one Cercospora beticola chromosome 4, complete sequence window:
- a CDS encoding uncharacterized protein (CAZy:GH43), producing the protein MRSTSFFAAAGVLGAVSATPIAQQQYGEPAQEEYVGYFGTFFPLQDEAIYGWLSNGNDAHSWQQLNGPAGNGSILRSNVGTTGVRDSHLIPSQDGSKWWLIATDLKVNDFKEDFNEATRFGSRSIVVWESEDLATWSEARLTEPIVDVSAGNVWAPEADWDPLVGAYVMVYASRFWDPADVNRTGPQPPNRLMYSTTQDFVTFSEAKEYFFPGYPVIDATFWHATEEGPDVWYRWIKSEVDYRIYQERSENGILGTFTRVGGASEDERIRFADQYENNEGPLIFRDNVDPGLYHLWIDQNTFQSYVPATARTLNDMAAWQVESLNGFPNTIKHGQVTPITQKQYDTIVAKYSFV; encoded by the exons ATGCGTTCAACCTCATTTTTCGCCGCAGCCGGCGTGCTCGGTGCCGTTTCGGCAACACCTATTGCACAACAACAATACGGCGAACCGGCACAAGAGGAATATGTGGGCTACTTTGGCACATTCTTCCCTCTGCAGGACGAGGCCATCTATGGCTGGCTCTCGAATGGCAACGACGCACATTCATGGCAACAGTTGAATGGCCCTGCTGGAAATGGCTCGATACTGCGCTCCAACGTTGGAACGACTGGCGTGCGAGACTCACATCTCATTCCGAGCCAGGATGGCAGCAAGTGGTGGCTGATTGCTACCGACTTGAAAGTTAATGACTTCAAAGAGGACTTCAATGAGGCTACAAGGTTCGGTAGCCGATCAATTGTGGTCTGGGAGAGCGAGGATCTTGCTACGTGGAGTGAGGCGCGGTTGACCGAGCCTATCGTGGATGTCAGCGCTGGCAATGTG TGGGCTCCGGAAGCAGATTGGGATCCGCTTGTAGGAGCGTATGTCATGGTGTACGCTTCCCGATTCTGGGATCCTGCCGATGTGAACAGGACTGGACCTCAGCCTCCAAACAGACTCATGTACTCAACCACCCAAGATTTCGTGACATTCTCCGAGGCCAAAGAGTATTTCTTCCCAGGATACCCCGTCATCGATGCCACCTTCTGGCATGCCACGGAAGAAGGACCAGACGTCTGGTACCGATGGATCAAGAGTGAAGTAGATTACCGC ATCTACCAAGAGCGCTCTGAGAATGGTATTCTCGGCACTTTCACTCGCGTGGGAGGTGCATCCGAAGATGAACGCATTCGTTTCGCAGATCAATACGAAAATAATGAAGGTCCTCTCATTTTCCGCGATAATGTCGACCCTGGACTCTACCATCTATGGATCGATCAGAACACTTTCCAGTCATATGTGCCAGCGACCGCGAGGACGTTGAACGATATGGCTGCGTGGCAGGTAGAGTCGCTGAACGGCTTTCCGAATACGATCAAGCATGGCCAAGTGACTCCGATCACCCAGAAGCAGTACGATACGATTGTTGCAAAGTACTCTTTCGTTTAG
- a CDS encoding uncharacterized protein (BUSCO:EOG092658QH), protein MIQVNTRLAPLLRTQFSAARKKKMSTYNVGNLPRITREALAPLVREQNTGLAVIDVRDSDYIGGHIRGCQNVPTATHDYRMPELVRTLKEKNTIIFHCALSQQRGPSSALKYLRERERLHGKDAEQNQKVYVLDGGFQKWQEEYGEDKELTEGFIKDLWDNY, encoded by the exons ATGATACAAGTCAACACGCGACTCGCTCCTCTCCTTCGCACGCAATTTTCAGCTGCGCGCAAGAAGAAAATGTCAACCTACAACGTTGGGAACCTTCCCCGGATCACCCGTGAGGCTCTCGCGCCTTTGGTTCGCGAGCAGAACACTGGGCTGGCTGTGATCGATGTCCGCGACAGTGACTACATCGGTGGCCACATTCGGGGCTGTCAGAATGTGCCCACAGCCACGCATGATTACCGCATGCCGGAGTTGGTGCGGACGCTCAAAGAGAAAAACACCATCATCTTTCACTGCGCTTTATCGCAGCAGCGTGGACCATCAAGCGCCTTGAAGTATCTGCGCGAGCGTGAACGTTTGCATGGCAAGGACGCAGAGCAGAACCAGAAGGTTTACGTCTTGGACGGTGGTTTTCAGAAGTGGCAAGAAGA GTACGGCGAGGACAAGGAGCTAACGGAAGGGTTCATCAAGGATCTTTGGGATAACTACTGA